The Egicoccus sp. AB-alg2 genome window below encodes:
- a CDS encoding iron-sulfur cluster assembly protein, with the protein MTQHDVNTAIPTADDDDFIPEADTPSGFAEPEPASGAGGRRASAASETGDPASSQETGDPARDKPRHPFEDLPLEADGMPSTQDLTNGLRAVVDPEIGYNIVDLGLVYDVTKPEPGYAHVLMTLTTMGCPLTEVIHQQCSVILGAMPGVERVEVEFTFTPPWGPHAMADYVREELRAMGMNV; encoded by the coding sequence ATGACGCAACACGACGTCAACACCGCCATCCCGACTGCGGACGACGACGACTTCATCCCGGAGGCCGACACGCCCAGCGGCTTCGCCGAGCCCGAACCCGCGAGTGGGGCCGGGGGGCGACGAGCGAGCGCAGCGAGCGAGACGGGGGACCCGGCCTCCAGCCAAGAGACGGGGGACCCGGCTCGAGACAAGCCCAGGCACCCGTTCGAGGACCTGCCGCTGGAAGCGGACGGCATGCCGTCCACGCAGGATCTCACCAACGGTCTGCGCGCCGTCGTCGACCCGGAGATCGGCTACAACATCGTCGACCTCGGCCTGGTCTACGACGTCACGAAGCCCGAGCCCGGCTACGCCCACGTCCTGATGACGCTCACCACGATGGGCTGCCCGCTCACCGAGGTGATCCACCAGCAGTGCTCGGTGATCCTCGGCGCGATGCCGGGCGTCGAGCGGGTCGAGGTGGAGTTCACCTTCACGCCGCCGTGGGGTCCGCACGCCATGGCCGACTACGTCCGCGAGGAACTGCGCGCCATGGGCATGAACGTGTGA
- the sufU gene encoding Fe-S cluster assembly sulfur transfer protein SufU — protein MDDLYQEIILDHYRSPKNRNASLENEDVHVHHSNPLCGDEMDLRLRVADDRVDGLVFDGEGCSISQASASAMTQAVLGRDLKDALDLTEDFRRMMHGDEPARADDLLDGIAFQGVAKFPVRVKCALLGWMAVRDAIETYQRGATAHTVTHDE, from the coding sequence ATGGACGACCTGTACCAGGAGATCATCCTGGACCACTACCGCAGCCCGAAGAACCGCAACGCGTCGCTGGAGAACGAGGACGTGCACGTCCACCACTCCAACCCGCTGTGCGGCGACGAGATGGACCTGCGGTTGCGCGTGGCCGACGACCGTGTCGACGGGCTGGTCTTCGACGGCGAGGGCTGCTCGATCAGCCAGGCGTCCGCGTCGGCCATGACCCAGGCCGTGCTGGGACGCGACCTCAAGGACGCCCTCGACCTGACCGAGGACTTCCGGCGCATGATGCACGGCGACGAGCCCGCGCGCGCCGACGACCTGCTCGACGGCATCGCCTTCCAAGGCGTGGCGAAGTTCCCGGTTCGGGTGAAGTGCGCCCTGCTGGGATGGATGGCCGTCCGCGACGCGATCGAGACCTACCAGCGCGGCGCCACCGCCCACACCGTCACCCACGATGAGTAA
- a CDS encoding aminotransferase class V-fold PLP-dependent enzyme, with product MTLDVQTLRKDFPVLSREVHGRHLLGGEEETRRLVYLDSAASSQTPTPVLEAMDRYYRWSRSNVHRGVYRLAEEATDLYEGARTKLATFVDADPRGVVFTKNATEAMNLVAYSWVRRNLGPGDVVLTTMMEHHANHVPLLYAAKDVGFEVRHVPLTEDGRLDLDAARELVADGRVRFLAMVHVSNVLGTRNDVAAMTALVRDANEDCVVLVDGTQAVPQMPVSFRDLDVDFYALTGHKMCGPTGIGALLAKPERLEAMDPFLTGGEMIRDVSIEAVTWNDVPAKFEAGTPMIAEAAGLGAAVDYLSGIGMERIRAHEAVVAQAFIDRLRQLDGVTVHGPADATLRGGAISFAIEGVHPHDVGAMLDSKGVCVRVGHHCAKPLMKQLGVVATARASLYLYNDVDDLDPLVEGIEAARSFFRR from the coding sequence GTCGTCATCTGCTCGGGGGTGAGGAGGAGACCCGGCGGCTGGTGTACCTCGACTCGGCCGCGTCCTCGCAGACGCCCACGCCCGTGCTCGAGGCGATGGACCGCTACTACCGCTGGTCGCGCTCCAACGTCCACCGCGGGGTCTACCGCCTCGCCGAGGAGGCCACCGACCTCTACGAGGGCGCGCGGACCAAGCTCGCCACGTTCGTGGACGCCGACCCGCGCGGCGTGGTGTTCACGAAGAACGCCACCGAGGCCATGAACCTCGTGGCCTACTCCTGGGTGCGGCGCAACCTCGGCCCGGGCGACGTCGTCCTGACCACCATGATGGAGCACCACGCCAACCACGTCCCGCTGCTGTACGCGGCCAAGGACGTCGGCTTCGAGGTGCGCCACGTGCCGCTGACCGAGGACGGCCGCCTCGACCTCGACGCCGCCCGCGAACTGGTCGCCGACGGCCGGGTGCGCTTCCTGGCGATGGTGCACGTGTCCAACGTTCTGGGGACGCGCAACGACGTCGCGGCGATGACGGCGCTGGTGCGTGACGCCAACGAGGACTGCGTCGTACTCGTCGACGGCACGCAGGCCGTGCCGCAGATGCCGGTCAGCTTCCGCGACCTCGACGTCGACTTCTACGCGCTGACGGGTCACAAGATGTGCGGCCCGACCGGCATCGGCGCGCTGCTCGCCAAGCCCGAGCGGCTGGAGGCGATGGACCCGTTCCTCACGGGTGGCGAGATGATCCGCGACGTCTCCATCGAGGCGGTCACCTGGAACGACGTGCCCGCCAAGTTCGAGGCCGGCACCCCGATGATCGCCGAGGCGGCGGGCCTCGGCGCGGCCGTCGACTACCTCAGCGGCATCGGGATGGAACGCATCCGGGCCCACGAGGCCGTGGTCGCACAGGCGTTCATCGACCGCCTCCGGCAGCTCGACGGTGTGACCGTGCACGGGCCTGCCGACGCGACGCTGCGCGGCGGCGCGATCTCCTTCGCCATCGAGGGCGTGCACCCGCACGACGTCGGGGCGATGCTCGACTCCAAGGGCGTGTGCGTCCGCGTCGGCCACCACTGCGCCAAGCCGCTGATGAAGCAGCTGGGGGTCGTGGCGACCGCGCGTGCGAGCCTGTACCTCTACAACGACGTGGACGACCTCGATCCGCTCGTCGAGGGCATCGAGGCGGCCCGCTCGTTCTTCCGCCGATGA